CATTCCCTCCTCGACCACCCCCGCGCCCAAAACATTGGCCGCCTGGTCTCCGCACCCGGCCGCCAGGGGGGTTCCCGGAAGTAGTCCCATCTTATCCGCCCACTGTTTTTCCAGTTGGCCAATCACTTCCCACGGTTTGACAATCCGGGGAAACTTATCTTCATCGACCTCGAAACGGGCAATGATCTCTTTATCCCAGGTCATGTTCTTTATATCAGAGAAACAGGAAAATATCAGGTTGCTATAATCCATAAACGTATCCGCGCCGGAAAGACCGGCGAATTTCTGCACCACCCAGCTCGAAGGGATAGTGAATCCGGCAATAGACCGGTAGATATCCGGGTGCTCGTTTTTCCACCACAGTATCTTTGGCCCGTGGTTGATGCTGGGACCCATGCCCGAGCGCCGAATGATGAGTTCTTCTCCCTGGTCTTTCATACGCTGGGCATAGGGAGCCGACCGAATATCCAGCCAGGAATCATAAGGGGTTGCCGGCTCACCGTTTTCCGCCACACCCATAATTCCGGCCATCTGTCCATCTAAAGCCACAGAGGCGACCTGGGAAGGATCGATGTCGGTTTTATCCATCACTTCCCGCACGGTCTCTACCACGGAATGTAACATTTCATAGGGATCCTGGATAACGCTTCCGTCTTTACCGTAGATAAGATGGGAGTCCCGGCGGCTGATAGCCAGCAATTTACCATTCTCATCGAACAAGCCTGTTTTGGTGGCGGTAGTCCCCAGGTCACAACCAATCAGGTAAGTCACGACTTCACTCCCCTTCGCTCACCATCAATTCTTTTTTGCAATCAATCTTCATAACAGTCCAATAAAACCGCATACACTTTTTCCGAGTCTAATTCCCGGCCTTCCGGATTTTTTACAATGTCCTCCGCCAGCCCTCGCAAATCATCACGAGGAACATCGATTTCCCGCAGGGTAATTGGACAACCGATCCCCCTCGCCCAAGAGCGCAAAGCGTTAATACCTTCCTGCCCAACTTCTTTGTCTGTTTTCCCGTCCGGGCAAATTCCGAAAACCCGTTGGGCGAATTGGACAAATTTGGCCGGATTTTCACGGGCCCCGTGCTGCAGCCAGACCGGCTGGACAATCGCCAGCCCCGCCCCGTGTGATACATCATATCTGGCACCGAGTTCGTGTTCAATGGTATGAGCATCGTAGGGCTGATTGCCTCTTCCGGCATCATGCAGACCATTGAGAGCCAAGGTGGCAGACCAGGCCAGATTGCACCGTGCTCCCAAATCGTCGGGATTTTTCCGAATTCTTTCTACGCTTTCCATGGTGGTGATGAGAATACCCTCTCCCAACCTGTCCTGGAGAGGGGTATCCGGACAGTCATCGAAATATCCTTCCAACACATGGGAAAAAATATCGTACGCTCCATATGCTATATGATGAAAAGGTATCGATACGTGTAGTTTCGGGTCGATGATGGAAAAACGAGGAAAACTGAATGGATAATGAATTGCATATTTCTGGTTGGTCGCTTCATTGGTGATGACTGAA
This is a stretch of genomic DNA from Atribacteraceae bacterium. It encodes these proteins:
- a CDS encoding FGGY family carbohydrate kinase, with amino-acid sequence MTYLIGCDLGTTATKTGLFDENGKLLAISRRDSHLIYGKDGSVIQDPYEMLHSVVETVREVMDKTDIDPSQVASVALDGQMAGIMGVAENGEPATPYDSWLDIRSAPYAQRMKDQGEELIIRRSGMGPSINHGPKILWWKNEHPDIYRSIAGFTIPSSWVVQKFAGLSGADTFMDYSNLIFSCFSDIKNMTWDKEIIARFEVDEDKFPRIVKPWEVIGQLEKQWADKMGLLPGTPLAAGCGDQAANVLGAGVVEEGMAFDVAGTASCFALNVKKFAPDVRHKTLLFPRSVLPDFYFPMAYINGGGMDLEWAKNELFREYASLPDAFSRITAEVEKTSTEPTRLVFLPHLRGRNCPTQPSMRGVLAGFSWDHKREHLFRAILEGIAYEYAYYLGVLRELIPDASFYEVRVVGGGAKSSFWNRIKASVLGIPYVELDRTECAIWGAALVAGHSAGVFSDLAGKSSATVNRVKTYPPDEELSKTYEQIIP
- a CDS encoding iron-containing alcohol dehydrogenase; the protein is MNSFTFYNPVRIIFGPGEMDQLGRETASIGTRVLLVEAREDGHLAKTGVYERARSLLEAAGVQVFELKGVLPNPRLSLVKKGASICRENKVDAVIAVGGGSVIDTAKAVAVAALDDGDVWDFFLLKRKAKGALPLGVVVTLSATGSEMNVNSVITNEATNQKYAIHYPFSFPRFSIIDPKLHVSIPFHHIAYGAYDIFSHVLEGYFDDCPDTPLQDRLGEGILITTMESVERIRKNPDDLGARCNLAWSATLALNGLHDAGRGNQPYDAHTIEHELGARYDVSHGAGLAIVQPVWLQHGARENPAKFVQFAQRVFGICPDGKTDKEVGQEGINALRSWARGIGCPITLREIDVPRDDLRGLAEDIVKNPEGRELDSEKVYAVLLDCYED